A region of Rhodamnia argentea isolate NSW1041297 chromosome 9, ASM2092103v1, whole genome shotgun sequence DNA encodes the following proteins:
- the LOC125316632 gene encoding uncharacterized protein LOC125316632, with protein MDPKQVTFYVNGNFIAIEILTGSNFKKWREDFLFGMELTDVHVALNENRPTAPTNASTEAQKAQFVAWEKSNRICLTSMKRSIREHLRSGFDADIIVRQMMEALVARNRDSPNAEVGTHMLGLFSLKYDGSAGVGDYVLRMVDLQSKLKALNVPSSDACIVHLALNSHLNLAPSKHSTIPSINHGQSMT; from the coding sequence TCACCTTTTACGTGAACGGCAACTTCATAGCTATTGAGATTCTTAccggttctaattttaagaagtggagagaggattttctgtttGGTATGGAACTAACGGATGTTCATGTTGCTCTTAATGAGAATAGACCGACGGCTCCCACTAATGCTAGTACAGAGGCCCAAAAAGCACAGTTTGTTGCTTGGGAAAAGAGTAATAGGATTTGCTTAACGTCGATGAAGCGATCCATACGGGAACATCTTAGAAGTGGCTTTGATGCCGACATCATTGTTAGACAAATGATGGAGGCCTTGGTGGCTAGAAATCGTGACTCACCTAATGCTGAAGTTGGGACACATATGTTAGGGTTATTCAGTTTGAAGTATGATGGTTCTGCTGGTGTTGGAGATTATGTTTTAAGGATGGTTGATCTGCAATCAAAGCTTAAAGCCCTTAATGTTCCTAGCTCTGATGCTTGTATTGTGCATCTTGCACTTAACTCCCACTTGAATTTGGCACCATCTAAACATAGTACAATACCGTCGATCAACCATGGACaatcaatgacttga